The proteins below are encoded in one region of Legionella antarctica:
- a CDS encoding tetratricopeptide repeat protein, with amino-acid sequence MTTKRGLAVTTDSHDVIDSIDHFHQQILGSGQSAGNILDAAERNPSSLLTQTYAAAYYLYAQEYEVDKQAKIHLVQAEKLLQFANLREQILYEAVFSWYQRDYTKAINLLENVVALFPKDTLALKFLEWLFYCTGQAFQADNFLRVCNQCASENQDESHFLAIHSFALELCGHYAQSMEMAEAAIAMNRVTPWAHHTLSHVYLLNHDFSGGVRRLGELQSSWDQILPLLKGHNTWHLALFHLAQRNENEVMKLYPAVFGTMPDTVLEQIDALSLIWRMDMAGLSQEKMIHSVASHLGSHPFEYYTGFNNVHFIYGLVRSGQKKLAKDSLKQMEIQVDSLSSAPLWTEVVLPLCRGVYAFADADYKTAGELMAPVIGQASRIGGSDAQIELLAQTYLLCLLHTQQRDKAQLFFSRQLSHYKNTALADWWKIKI; translated from the coding sequence ATGACCACGAAGCGAGGATTAGCAGTTACTACCGATTCACACGATGTTATTGATAGCATTGATCATTTTCATCAACAAATTCTAGGCTCCGGGCAAAGTGCTGGCAACATTTTGGATGCAGCTGAGCGTAATCCATCCAGTTTACTAACCCAAACTTATGCTGCTGCTTATTATCTATATGCACAAGAGTATGAAGTTGATAAACAGGCTAAAATTCATCTGGTACAAGCTGAAAAACTGTTGCAGTTTGCGAACCTCCGTGAACAAATATTATATGAAGCAGTTTTTAGTTGGTACCAGCGAGATTATACCAAAGCTATTAATTTATTAGAAAACGTTGTTGCGCTTTTTCCAAAAGATACTTTAGCTCTTAAATTTTTAGAGTGGCTTTTTTACTGTACCGGTCAGGCCTTTCAGGCAGATAATTTTTTGCGTGTTTGTAATCAATGTGCTTCAGAAAATCAAGATGAGTCTCATTTTTTGGCAATTCACTCTTTTGCATTGGAACTGTGTGGGCACTATGCACAATCCATGGAAATGGCTGAAGCTGCAATCGCAATGAATCGGGTTACACCATGGGCACACCATACTCTTTCCCATGTATATCTGTTAAATCATGATTTTTCTGGTGGAGTCAGGCGTTTGGGGGAGTTACAAAGTAGTTGGGATCAAATTTTACCTTTATTAAAAGGACATAATACCTGGCATCTGGCCTTATTTCATTTAGCCCAACGTAACGAGAACGAGGTCATGAAATTATATCCTGCAGTTTTTGGAACGATGCCTGATACCGTTCTTGAGCAAATTGATGCTCTGTCCTTAATCTGGCGAATGGATATGGCGGGTTTATCGCAAGAAAAAATGATTCACTCAGTAGCCAGTCATTTAGGATCTCATCCCTTTGAATATTATACAGGCTTTAATAATGTTCATTTTATTTATGGTTTAGTGCGATCCGGTCAAAAAAAATTGGCTAAGGATTCATTAAAGCAAATGGAAATCCAGGTTGATTCACTGTCCTCGGCCCCATTATGGACCGAAGTTGTTTTACCTTTATGTCGAGGAGTTTATGCTTTTGCGGATGCTGATTATAAAACTGCTGGTGAATTAATGGCTCCGGTTATTGGACAAGCTTCTCGTATAGGCGGCAGTGATGCGCAAATTGAACTATTGGCACAAACTTATTTACTCTGTCTGTTGCATACACAACAGCGGGATAAAGCACAGTTATTTTTTTCCCGTCAGTTATCGCATTATAAGAACACTGCATTGGCAGATTGGTGGAAGATTAAAATTTAG
- a CDS encoding SGNH/GDSL hydrolase family protein, with protein MFKNFILSFMMFTVTLNSYSYKFDTIVTFGDSLSDNGNLYSYLGHFIPKSPPYYKGHFTNGPVWVENLYQFYFPNGKEDNFQDFAVGGAGAVLSYEENLPYTLGTEIDDYLYLHNYTNKNKSLFIIWIGANNYLNGPTNVDDITSSVVNAVSTDIKSLIDHGAVMVLIVNLPDLGKTPSAINANRQELLTELTNKHNEKLLATYNELKEQYPNINIAYFDVHSVFEQLINQPQQFNITNVTEPCYDGGYSYRAMLNNPLLLDHYLTDQAKQHNIVLDEKTKQAILSNPVLKEAMEVSYHQQTQDKFNSVPDSCTGHLFWDHVHPTAAIHELIAQYAKATLDEAGYQAITQ; from the coding sequence GTGTTTAAAAACTTTATTCTTAGTTTTATGATGTTTACTGTGACTCTTAACTCCTATAGTTATAAGTTTGATACCATAGTCACTTTCGGGGATAGTCTGTCAGATAATGGTAATTTATATTCCTACTTAGGCCATTTCATTCCTAAATCGCCGCCATATTATAAAGGACATTTTACTAATGGTCCTGTTTGGGTCGAGAATCTATATCAATTCTATTTCCCCAATGGAAAAGAAGATAATTTTCAGGATTTCGCGGTTGGAGGTGCTGGCGCAGTTCTTTCTTATGAGGAAAATTTACCTTATACCTTGGGTACAGAGATAGACGATTACTTATACCTACATAACTACACCAACAAAAATAAAAGTCTTTTTATTATCTGGATTGGTGCAAATAATTACTTAAATGGACCAACTAATGTAGATGATATAACCAGTTCTGTAGTTAATGCTGTCAGTACTGATATTAAATCACTTATTGATCATGGTGCTGTTATGGTCTTGATAGTTAATTTGCCTGATCTTGGCAAAACACCTTCGGCAATCAATGCGAATCGACAAGAACTTTTAACGGAATTAACGAATAAACATAATGAGAAATTATTAGCTACATATAATGAGCTGAAAGAGCAGTATCCAAATATTAATATTGCTTATTTTGATGTCCATAGTGTGTTCGAACAATTAATAAATCAGCCCCAGCAGTTTAATATTACTAATGTGACTGAACCCTGTTATGACGGTGGATATTCCTATCGGGCAATGCTTAATAATCCACTATTATTAGACCACTACTTAACGGATCAGGCAAAACAACATAATATTGTTTTAGATGAAAAAACAAAACAGGCCATTCTTTCTAATCCAGTTCTGAAGGAAGCGATGGAAGTGAGCTATCATCAACAAACGCAGGACAAATTCAACTCGGTTCCTGACTCGTGCACAGGTCACTTATTTTGGGATCATGTTCATCCGACTGCTGCTATTCACGAACTGATTGCTCAATATGCAAAAGCAACTCTTGATGAAGCAGGCTATCAAGCAATCACTCAATGA
- the dbpA gene encoding ATP-dependent RNA helicase DbpA: MKQSEPNSQIPLEQPYFSSLPLREELLRSLDSLRYETMTPIQVQSLPIMLRKEDVIAQAKTGSGKTAAFGLSILNNLKIEWFAVQGLILCPTRELAEQVSQALRRLACFMPNVKIINLSGGIPMKPQLDSLRHGAHIIVGTPGRIQKHLNKGSLTLDKLSTLILDEADRMLDMGFFDDIKTIISVCPKQRQTLLFSATYPEEIKKLSKQLMHNPQEVLIETPHAEFDIEQRFYEAPNQGSKFTLLKSLLLHYKPSSALIFCNTKLQTADVTDLLIHAGFSAAALNGDMEQVERDMAIMRFANQSCSLLVATDVAARGLDIKELPAVINFDLAFEHDVHIHRIGRTGRAGNKGLALSITTPADALRIVAIEEGLTHPITWGKSTELDSGNETILLPEMITLCMASGKKDKIRPGDILGALTKDAGLAGDKIGKINITTFHSYVAIHRSQADKAHEYLQHGTLKGRKVSVRKIK, encoded by the coding sequence ATGAAACAGTCCGAGCCCAACAGTCAAATCCCTTTAGAACAACCCTATTTTTCTTCATTGCCCTTGCGTGAAGAACTACTTAGAAGCCTTGACTCTCTTCGTTATGAAACCATGACTCCCATTCAAGTGCAAAGCCTCCCCATCATGCTAAGAAAAGAGGATGTCATTGCACAGGCAAAAACTGGTAGTGGAAAAACTGCTGCATTTGGACTTTCTATATTAAATAATTTAAAAATCGAATGGTTTGCTGTTCAGGGATTAATTCTGTGTCCGACCCGCGAATTAGCGGAGCAAGTAAGTCAAGCCTTACGTCGCTTAGCCTGTTTCATGCCTAACGTTAAAATCATTAATTTATCGGGTGGGATACCAATGAAGCCCCAGCTGGACTCGTTAAGACATGGAGCACATATTATTGTAGGTACACCAGGCCGGATTCAAAAACACCTCAATAAAGGTTCATTAACCTTAGATAAACTGAGTACTCTGATTTTGGATGAAGCAGATAGAATGCTTGATATGGGATTTTTTGATGACATTAAAACGATTATTTCGGTTTGTCCGAAACAACGACAAACCTTACTTTTTTCTGCTACCTATCCGGAAGAAATCAAAAAGCTATCCAAGCAATTGATGCATAATCCTCAGGAAGTGCTTATTGAAACACCCCATGCAGAATTTGATATTGAACAACGCTTTTATGAAGCACCCAATCAAGGTAGTAAATTTACTTTGCTAAAATCGCTACTTCTCCACTATAAACCAAGCTCGGCTTTAATTTTTTGTAATACCAAACTACAAACTGCTGATGTTACTGATCTGCTGATCCATGCCGGCTTTAGCGCTGCAGCCTTAAATGGTGATATGGAACAGGTTGAACGGGATATGGCTATAATGCGTTTTGCCAATCAAAGCTGTTCTTTATTAGTGGCTACCGATGTTGCTGCTCGGGGGCTTGATATTAAAGAACTCCCTGCGGTCATCAATTTTGATCTCGCCTTTGAACATGACGTGCACATCCATCGAATTGGTCGAACAGGGCGAGCGGGTAATAAAGGCCTGGCTTTAAGTATTACTACTCCGGCAGATGCCCTAAGGATAGTGGCCATTGAAGAAGGGCTAACCCACCCCATAACCTGGGGAAAAAGTACTGAGCTAGACAGTGGGAACGAAACCATATTATTGCCTGAAATGATCACTTTATGCATGGCCTCTGGTAAAAAAGATAAAATTCGTCCTGGAGATATTTTAGGAGCATTAACCAAAGATGCAGGATTAGCTGGAGATAAGATTGGCAAAATTAATATCACCACCTTTCATTCTTATGTGGCAATTCATCGCAGTCAGGCAGACAAAGCTCATGAATATTTACAACATGGTACATTAAAAGGACGAAAAGTCAGCGTACGAAAAATAAAGTAA
- a CDS encoding AAA family ATPase: protein MPDLYGYSRSFCDDIPSSVSQAVHKYRYNPKVFIFPPWLEIYSHDTERKQDFQEAIETYQAIKEAYLICGYLI from the coding sequence ATTCCAGATCTATATGGCTATTCTCGCTCTTTTTGTGATGATATCCCCTCCTCTGTATCTCAAGCGGTGCATAAATATCGCTATAATCCCAAGGTTTTTATTTTTCCGCCCTGGTTGGAGATATATAGTCATGACACAGAGAGGAAGCAAGATTTTCAAGAAGCGATAGAAACCTATCAAGCAATTAAAGAAGCCTATTTGATTTGTGGATATCTAATATAG
- a CDS encoding DNA alkylation repair protein gives MNQLSNVKTLLQQYVEVPKEKQSYFFKTGPGHYAEHDKFLGITIPNLRKIAGSNKNLAHEDLKTLIQSPYNEERLVALFILIEQYKQGDEDVKSRIYQFYLSQLDQVNNWNLVDASAPYIVGAHLHQKNKELLAALAQSKVLWERRIAIVSTLYFIRHNDLQWTFKIAQLLLNDKHDLIHKAVGWMLREAGKKDQNQLIDFLDQYASEMPRTMLRYSIERFPEQQRKAYLSKPRIINEK, from the coding sequence ATGAACCAATTATCTAATGTAAAAACACTTCTTCAACAATATGTTGAAGTTCCTAAAGAAAAACAAAGCTACTTTTTTAAGACAGGACCAGGACATTATGCAGAGCACGATAAATTCCTGGGTATCACCATTCCGAATCTTAGGAAAATAGCTGGAAGTAATAAAAATTTAGCTCATGAGGACCTTAAGACACTGATACAGTCACCCTATAACGAAGAGCGATTAGTGGCTTTGTTCATTTTAATAGAACAATACAAACAAGGTGATGAGGACGTCAAAAGCCGTATTTATCAGTTTTATTTAAGTCAGTTAGACCAGGTGAATAACTGGAATCTGGTTGATGCGTCAGCACCCTATATAGTTGGAGCTCATCTTCATCAAAAAAATAAAGAACTGCTGGCAGCATTAGCTCAGTCAAAAGTTCTATGGGAAAGACGGATTGCCATTGTTTCAACTTTGTACTTTATTCGTCATAATGATTTGCAATGGACTTTTAAAATTGCTCAATTACTCCTTAATGATAAACATGACTTAATTCATAAAGCAGTAGGATGGATGTTGCGGGAGGCCGGAAAAAAGGATCAAAATCAACTCATTGATTTTCTTGATCAATATGCCTCTGAAATGCCTAGAACCATGCTTAGGTACTCTATTGAACGATTTCCAGAACAGCAGAGAAAGGCCTACTTAAGCAAACCTCGGATAATTAATGAGAAGTGA
- a CDS encoding bifunctional transcriptional activator/DNA repair enzyme AdaA, with protein MLSSTIKKEYYQALLDKDSHYEGVFYVGVKTTGIFCRPGCPAKKPKFENCEFYLTAQEALLASYRPCMRCRPLSHPNYVSELVRTLVAAVEANPEKRWKNSDFEALSVDASTARRQFKKRFGMTFVEYARARRMGIAMKQIREGKEVIEAQVNTGYESSSGFRDAFSKIMGAAPSNLIQHSRVLKASWVDTRLGPMLAIADEDALYLLEFVDRRGLEHEVEQLRKKTKSVIIPGSCLPIISIEKELNAYFEGNLNEFVTPLHLLGSPFQKLTWQGLLKIPYGETRSYSKQAEVIGKSSAIRAVANANGANQLAIIIPCHRIINLNGDIGGYGGGIVRKKWLIEHEQRNK; from the coding sequence ATGCTAAGTTCAACAATCAAAAAAGAGTATTATCAAGCTTTACTTGATAAAGACAGCCATTATGAAGGAGTTTTTTACGTTGGTGTTAAAACGACTGGAATATTTTGTCGTCCAGGTTGTCCTGCCAAAAAACCTAAATTCGAAAACTGTGAATTCTATCTGACGGCTCAGGAAGCTCTTCTTGCTTCCTATAGACCCTGTATGCGTTGTCGCCCCCTGTCCCATCCAAACTATGTTTCAGAATTAGTACGTACTTTAGTTGCAGCAGTTGAAGCCAATCCAGAGAAAAGATGGAAAAACAGTGATTTTGAAGCCCTCTCAGTTGATGCATCAACAGCACGCAGACAATTTAAAAAACGATTTGGTATGACTTTTGTTGAATATGCCAGAGCAAGACGGATGGGTATTGCTATGAAACAAATACGTGAAGGTAAAGAGGTAATTGAAGCACAAGTTAATACAGGTTATGAGTCAAGCAGCGGATTTAGAGATGCATTCTCTAAAATCATGGGCGCAGCTCCAAGTAATCTTATTCAGCATAGCAGAGTCTTAAAAGCATCCTGGGTAGACACACGCTTGGGACCAATGCTTGCCATAGCTGATGAAGACGCATTATATCTTCTGGAGTTTGTGGATAGAAGAGGATTGGAACATGAGGTGGAACAACTGAGAAAGAAAACCAAATCGGTCATCATCCCAGGAAGCTGCCTTCCAATTATTTCTATTGAAAAGGAACTTAATGCCTACTTTGAAGGTAATTTAAATGAATTTGTAACACCACTACATCTTCTTGGTAGTCCTTTTCAAAAACTCACCTGGCAAGGGCTATTAAAGATCCCTTATGGGGAAACCAGAAGTTACTCCAAACAAGCAGAGGTTATAGGAAAATCGTCAGCAATCAGGGCGGTTGCCAATGCCAATGGAGCAAATCAACTTGCTATTATAATTCCCTGTCATAGAATTATAAATCTGAATGGAGATATCGGTGGCTATGGAGGCGGAATTGTCCGTAAAAAATGGCTTATCGAGCATGAACAGCGAAATAAATAA
- a CDS encoding DNA internalization-related competence protein ComEC/Rec2 — MEIFCFLMGILYWYTSNFYLPIACLLIFFITPRYPIILLFILGMLVAWIHQYQIVTRGVPDADVIPHAILQGTIASIPIHNINKTQFSFALEKINGHPAQGLLQLAWYNKAPPLHAGQRWELSAKIKKPRNFLNPGSYDYVNSLRKRHIDWTGYIRSKNNKLLTASPSSFNWLQLRERLGNALLQLAPDKQKAGIIEALTLNLTTHISQENWNLFRRTGTIHLFGISGEHIALISGLVTLILRWVWSRSSRCCLWIPAISVASVGGLITALLYAFLAGFEPPVQRALIGCFLYTLYCLGKQRFTQWQVWRYALLGVLCLEPHAVFMQGFYFSFLAVACLLLTQQRWRIKGYRGRLALQLSCLIGLMPLTLYWFSYGSLNGFIANLFAIPLVGLLIVPLALITLCACSYTSAWMLMKPLSWLIDLLFKGLIWTEHLAGMNINWSINRLPLVLSLMGALLMWVLLPVKPFKFLAVIWLLVPFFPPRTIIHPGEALIHVLDVGQGLAVTIQTQNHVLLYDTGDQFFQGSDLGAMVILPFYQATGIKKVDKIVISHPDKDHRGGLKSVEAGIKVDQLLVNNTRFYDHGLNCHDYPEWQWDGISFRFLPVRETFQDKNNNSCILQVGNSIGRVLLTGDIEKISEDYLVRTYGNQLASEVLIVPHHGSKTSSSYRFLLEVAPRYAIASLGFDNRFHFPHAKTLANMTSLGIAFFKTDECGMVDITLPLKGEIKRPECYSGLRT; from the coding sequence ATGGAAATTTTTTGCTTTTTGATGGGTATACTCTATTGGTATACCTCCAATTTTTATTTACCCATAGCCTGTTTATTAATCTTCTTTATCACCCCAAGATATCCAATTATTCTGCTATTTATACTTGGTATGTTAGTCGCCTGGATTCATCAATATCAAATAGTAACCAGAGGGGTACCTGATGCTGATGTAATTCCTCATGCCATATTACAAGGAACAATTGCCTCCATTCCAATACACAACATCAATAAAACACAATTTTCTTTTGCACTCGAAAAAATTAATGGGCATCCCGCCCAAGGTTTATTGCAATTAGCCTGGTATAATAAAGCCCCCCCTTTACATGCAGGGCAACGCTGGGAGCTTAGCGCAAAAATTAAAAAACCACGGAATTTTCTTAATCCTGGTAGTTATGATTACGTTAACTCTCTTCGCAAACGTCACATTGATTGGACGGGTTATATTCGTTCTAAAAACAATAAACTATTAACTGCTTCCCCCTCTTCATTTAATTGGTTACAACTCCGAGAGCGATTAGGTAATGCCCTCTTACAATTAGCACCAGATAAGCAAAAAGCAGGAATTATAGAGGCCCTAACTTTAAATTTAACGACCCACATCAGCCAGGAAAACTGGAATCTGTTCAGACGAACAGGGACTATTCATTTATTCGGTATTTCCGGGGAGCATATCGCATTGATATCAGGACTCGTTACTTTAATTCTAAGATGGGTATGGTCAAGGAGTAGCCGCTGTTGTTTATGGATCCCTGCCATTTCTGTAGCGAGCGTTGGCGGGCTAATTACGGCATTACTTTATGCCTTTTTAGCAGGATTTGAACCCCCGGTACAAAGAGCTTTAATTGGGTGTTTTTTATATACTTTATATTGTCTGGGGAAACAGCGTTTTACTCAATGGCAAGTATGGCGTTATGCTTTATTGGGGGTGTTGTGTCTCGAACCCCATGCCGTTTTTATGCAAGGATTTTATTTCTCCTTTCTGGCCGTAGCGTGTTTGCTATTAACCCAGCAACGCTGGAGAATTAAGGGATATAGAGGAAGGTTGGCGTTACAATTGAGTTGTTTGATTGGTTTGATGCCTTTAACCCTTTATTGGTTTTCCTATGGATCGCTCAACGGATTTATTGCCAATTTATTTGCCATTCCCCTGGTCGGCTTGCTTATAGTACCTTTAGCTTTAATTACCCTGTGTGCCTGCTCATATACATCGGCCTGGATGTTAATGAAGCCATTATCCTGGCTTATTGATTTACTGTTTAAGGGACTAATCTGGACAGAACACTTGGCTGGGATGAATATAAACTGGTCTATTAATAGGCTTCCTTTGGTCCTTTCATTAATGGGGGCTTTACTCATGTGGGTTTTATTGCCAGTCAAACCTTTCAAATTCCTGGCCGTTATTTGGCTTCTTGTTCCTTTTTTTCCACCGCGAACTATAATTCATCCAGGAGAAGCTTTGATCCATGTTTTAGATGTAGGACAGGGATTGGCTGTGACAATTCAGACCCAAAATCATGTATTGCTTTATGACACTGGAGATCAGTTTTTTCAAGGTAGTGACTTGGGAGCCATGGTTATTTTACCTTTTTATCAAGCCACAGGAATAAAAAAGGTTGATAAAATAGTGATCAGTCATCCTGATAAGGATCATCGAGGGGGATTAAAATCGGTCGAAGCAGGGATTAAAGTGGATCAGTTATTAGTCAATAATACTCGTTTTTATGATCATGGTTTAAATTGCCATGACTATCCAGAATGGCAATGGGATGGGATATCCTTTCGTTTTTTGCCAGTACGCGAAACTTTTCAAGATAAAAATAACAACTCCTGCATTTTACAAGTAGGAAACTCGATTGGACGTGTTTTACTAACAGGTGATATAGAAAAAATTAGTGAGGACTATCTGGTACGAACTTATGGAAATCAATTGGCATCTGAGGTGTTAATTGTCCCGCATCATGGAAGTAAAACTTCTTCATCTTATCGATTTTTACTTGAAGTGGCACCTCGTTATGCTATTGCTTCATTAGGCTTTGATAATCGATTTCATTTCCCACATGCCAAAACCCTCGCCAATATGACCTCCCTAGGCATTGCTTTTTTTAAAACAGACGAATGTGGCATGGTAGATATAACCCTTCCCCTCAAAGGAGAAATAAAAAGACCTGAATGTTATAGTGGCTTAAGAACATAA
- a CDS encoding heavy metal translocating P-type ATPase — protein MYYYNYRFHLSDDSQFLDTEKNAEKIERILIEAHSLDLVRVAIDLTSENKSISLLCKSQDAISIQAQVTKILLDEGITVNEGIEAEELWDEEEMGPHTSRIIHPDRIKKRKKKTKNDGHSHDHSHDHAHDHAHDHAHDHSHDHSHGHDNHWLKAALGLTWGIGLLVLSLASFNIPLIAYFVLTGLTTLMTLYLGRTVYQSAWHALLEKKWDTTTLYTISTLTIVGVSLISLFVPGLPMMFEAAPLVLGFWHLGEGVEHTLIGEITRKLDVRDCVPPLTLLKGKTDREISVKKLIPNDIISIKSGNVIPVDGVLTHAALLYTTRIDGSPYLKTFKSGDAVKAGMTLADHIPSLEMRVTKTYQNSYLSLIAKNINKANNEKAPVELFADKVLKYFIPGLIGVALVSGIVIGSVFNPALAIQCVVSVLVSACPCALSLITPLAVKIGMKKASENGIHFNNGKALQAAADIDTTVFDLNGTLTKGKIAVDALYMADKKFLSHIALLEDQSNHPVAKIIKSYIEDQGIVSNEPLEITSVDKSHHSGVKGIINGEAFIVGNMEMIRANGITRIDIPYNKPENGSIYIVRGTTVIGQMSLSDPLRDDAIATVNELKRLGITVHICTGADRASTEKYAALLGVDPDNICANAVGAVTRPGEVSKISYIEQLKQQGCKVAMVGDAANDATAIAYSDIGIAVKSSIGDDITEQYAGIVIQQGLLFPIATAFDVAKKTKQNIFQNLFVSLTYNSMITLVAAGLFVALGFALNPALGVALMVLESTIILANLYRFKHQEILAPASQNTPVVVDADVHENTTAKVLDALGYRSQPKASLDSAQEPGTLSSNSGKLFMPAANLSSHNPEMTQQEVMGQMTCWPCLTNG, from the coding sequence ATGTATTATTATAATTATCGATTCCATCTTTCAGATGATTCCCAATTTCTAGATACGGAAAAAAACGCAGAAAAAATTGAACGGATTTTGATTGAAGCCCACAGCCTGGATCTGGTCCGAGTAGCAATCGATTTGACTAGTGAAAATAAAAGTATCAGTTTATTGTGCAAATCCCAAGATGCTATCTCCATACAAGCCCAGGTAACAAAGATTTTATTAGACGAAGGGATTACTGTAAATGAAGGGATTGAGGCAGAAGAGCTCTGGGACGAAGAGGAAATGGGGCCACATACATCGAGGATCATACACCCTGATCGCATAAAAAAGCGCAAAAAAAAGACGAAAAATGATGGCCATTCTCATGATCACTCTCATGATCACGCTCATGACCACGCTCATGACCACGCTCATGATCATTCTCATGATCATTCTCATGGTCATGACAATCATTGGCTTAAAGCTGCATTAGGTTTGACCTGGGGAATAGGCTTGCTTGTTCTCTCTCTTGCGAGTTTCAACATTCCTCTGATTGCCTACTTTGTTCTAACCGGGCTTACTACATTGATGACTTTATATTTAGGACGTACTGTCTATCAATCAGCATGGCATGCATTGCTTGAAAAAAAATGGGATACCACAACTTTATACACAATTAGCACTTTGACCATTGTTGGTGTATCTCTTATAAGCCTGTTTGTTCCAGGGTTACCTATGATGTTTGAAGCAGCACCATTGGTTTTAGGTTTTTGGCATCTGGGTGAAGGGGTGGAACATACCTTAATAGGTGAGATTACCAGGAAATTGGATGTGCGCGATTGTGTACCTCCCCTAACCCTGTTAAAAGGTAAAACCGATAGAGAAATTTCAGTCAAAAAATTAATTCCTAATGATATTATCAGTATTAAAAGCGGAAATGTTATTCCTGTCGATGGAGTATTAACGCACGCAGCACTTCTTTATACCACACGAATAGATGGTTCTCCCTATCTCAAAACGTTCAAATCAGGGGACGCTGTGAAAGCCGGGATGACTTTAGCCGATCATATCCCTTCATTGGAAATGCGGGTTACCAAAACCTATCAAAACTCTTATCTCTCATTAATCGCAAAAAATATTAATAAAGCTAATAATGAAAAAGCACCTGTTGAACTGTTTGCAGATAAGGTATTGAAATATTTTATTCCTGGTTTGATCGGGGTAGCACTGGTATCAGGCATTGTCATAGGCTCAGTGTTTAATCCTGCTCTTGCTATTCAATGTGTTGTGTCTGTTCTTGTGAGTGCTTGCCCCTGTGCGTTAAGTTTAATTACCCCGCTGGCTGTTAAAATCGGGATGAAAAAAGCATCTGAAAATGGGATTCATTTTAACAATGGGAAAGCGTTACAAGCAGCTGCTGACATCGATACCACTGTTTTTGATTTAAATGGCACACTGACTAAAGGCAAAATTGCAGTAGATGCCTTGTATATGGCCGATAAAAAATTTTTGAGCCATATCGCATTATTAGAAGACCAATCCAATCATCCAGTGGCAAAAATTATTAAGTCTTATATAGAGGATCAAGGCATTGTTTCAAATGAGCCTTTAGAAATAACTTCCGTTGATAAAAGTCATCACTCGGGGGTGAAAGGAATAATTAATGGGGAGGCATTCATAGTAGGCAATATGGAGATGATCAGAGCTAATGGAATTACCCGTATCGATATACCTTATAATAAACCTGAAAATGGTTCCATTTACATTGTGCGTGGAACAACAGTAATTGGCCAAATGAGCTTATCTGACCCTTTGCGAGACGATGCCATTGCAACTGTTAATGAATTAAAGCGTCTTGGTATAACAGTACATATTTGTACTGGTGCAGATAGAGCCAGCACAGAAAAATACGCTGCATTATTAGGAGTTGATCCAGACAATATCTGTGCCAATGCAGTGGGGGCAGTAACCAGACCCGGAGAAGTATCTAAAATAAGTTACATTGAACAGTTAAAACAACAAGGCTGTAAGGTGGCTATGGTAGGTGATGCAGCAAATGATGCCACAGCCATTGCCTATTCAGATATAGGCATTGCGGTAAAATCAAGTATTGGTGATGACATCACAGAACAATATGCGGGCATCGTGATTCAGCAGGGGTTGTTATTCCCTATTGCCACCGCATTTGATGTGGCAAAAAAAACCAAACAAAATATTTTCCAAAACTTATTCGTGAGTTTAACCTATAACTCAATGATTACTTTAGTGGCAGCAGGATTGTTTGTTGCTTTAGGTTTTGCCCTAAATCCTGCACTGGGTGTTGCATTGATGGTGCTGGAATCAACTATTATTTTAGCGAATTTATACCGCTTTAAACATCAGGAAATTTTAGCTCCGGCATCACAAAATACACCTGTTGTAGTGGATGCAGACGTGCATGAAAATACAACTGCAAAAGTATTGGATGCTTTAGGATATCGCTCCCAACCTAAAGCCAGTTTAGATAGTGCACAAGAACCCGGGACACTAAGCTCTAATTCTGGAAAGCTATTTATGCCTGCCGCAAACCTCTCTTCCCATAACCCAGAGATGACTCAGCAAGAGGTAATGGGTCAAATGACCTGTTGGCCATGCCTAACCAATGGATAG